ACGACTGGTGCATGCCGAGCCTTTGCGGCACCGACCTGCTAGGACGCGATTTGCTGGCGCGACTATTTTACGGCGCTCGCGTTTCGTTGATTGTGGGTCTGGTGGCAACGCTCGTCTCGCTGATCATTGGGGTCAGTTACGGCGCGATTGCTGGCTATTCAGGTGGGATCGTCGACGACTTCATGATGCGAATCGTCGATATCATGTACTCGGTGCCGTTCATCTTCTTGGTGCTGTTTGTGATTACGATCCTCAGCGAAGACTCGGTGAAAGCCCAGCTCGAAAGCTATGGCATCAGCCGAATCGTGATCTTGTATATCTTGATCGGCGCCGTTTACTGGCTGACGATGGCCCGCGTGGTTCGTGGTCAGATTATCAGTTTGAAGAACGAACAGTTTGTCGACGCCGCTCGCACGATTGGAGCAAGTGGCCTGCGAATCGTCTTTTTGCACCTGGTGCCGAACGTGCTGAGTATCGTGATCGTGTACCTCACGTTGACGATTCCCGCGGTGATGCTGTTCGAGGCATTTCTTTCGTTCCTGGGGCTGGGAGTCGAGCCGCCAGACGTGAGCTGGGGGATGCTTTCCGAAGAAGGTACCCGCGTGATCACGCCGGTGAAGATCTATTGGTGGTTGATCGTGTTTCCTGCCCTGGCGTTAGCATCGACGCTGTACTCCCTAAACTTCCTGGGGGACGGCCTGCGTGATGCTCTCGACCCACGAATGAAGAATCGATGAGGTAAGTCGTGGCTGAAGAAACAACAACGAACCACTCCTCGACGACGTCTTCCAGCGGCAAAGCGCTGCTGGAAGTGCGTGACCTGGCGGTCGAGTTTCGTACCGACGATGGTATCTACAAAGCAGTGCGCGGCGTCAACTTCGACCTGCGTGCCGGTGAAACGTTGGGAATCGTGGGCGAGTCTGGCTCTGGCAAGTCGGTCACCAACCTGGCCATGCTGGGACTGATCCCACAACCTCCCGGAAAGATTACCAGCGGGTCCGCCATGTATGCCGGCAAAGACCTGCTGAAGATGAGCGATAAAGAGCTCTCGAAAATTCGAGGCAACCGCATCGCCATGATCTTCCAGGATCCGATGACGACGCTCAATCCGTTTCTGACCATCGACGAGCAGTTGACCGAGGTCACGCGCAAGCACCTCGGGCTGTCGTACAACGAAGCACTCGACCGCGCGATCGAGATGCTCGAAAAGGTCGGCATCCCTGGGGCTAAGC
The window above is part of the Bremerella sp. JC817 genome. Proteins encoded here:
- a CDS encoding ABC transporter permease, with the translated sequence MDSLEKNDPYAAALPPIDKYRDMYNEAKSIRGISLWQDAWRRLRRDWVSMTALCFLVCLALAAIFTPLLPLQSPREQYLATRVALPPQFSSTTKITNQAGDEETVPVSLNLADLEGEEFERRVGELWSDPSPFDRGLLNVRLALFHDWCMPSLCGTDLLGRDLLARLFYGARVSLIVGLVATLVSLIIGVSYGAIAGYSGGIVDDFMMRIVDIMYSVPFIFLVLFVITILSEDSVKAQLESYGISRIVILYILIGAVYWLTMARVVRGQIISLKNEQFVDAARTIGASGLRIVFLHLVPNVLSIVIVYLTLTIPAVMLFEAFLSFLGLGVEPPDVSWGMLSEEGTRVITPVKIYWWLIVFPALALASTLYSLNFLGDGLRDALDPRMKNR